Proteins encoded together in one Triticum dicoccoides isolate Atlit2015 ecotype Zavitan chromosome 7B, WEW_v2.0, whole genome shotgun sequence window:
- the LOC119340041 gene encoding probable O-methyltransferase 2 — MAAQAPAIEVPTDAELLQAQADLWRHTLYYLTSMGLRCAVKLGIPTAMHNLGGVTSLPDLAAALSIPASKQPFLGRLMRALVTSGVFAAGGKDDSGAELFRLNPLSRVLVDDVVADEHHSQTSFVLAGTSPHYMEAALGMADWFKKDVTGPVPSVFEDVHSASLFDETTAALDPELDALVTEGLEAHDNLGIGTIMRECHDLFKGLESLTDCCGGDGKTARAITKAHPHVKRTVLDLPKVIQKTPSDCVVNYVAGDLFHTVPKAQAVMLKLVLHHWSDDDCVKILTQCKNAIPSREEGGKVIVIDIVVEPSLGPVMFEAQTLMDLLMLVFTRGRQRSENDWRELFMKAGFTDYKIIKKLGARGVIEVYK, encoded by the exons ATGGCGGCGCAGGCACCGGCGATCGAGGTTCCCACTGATGCCGAACTGCTGCAGGCTCAGGCCGACCTGTGGCGCCACACCCTCTACTACCTCACCTCCATGGGGCTCCGCTGCGCCGTCAAGCTCGGCATCCCGACGGCCATGCACAACCTCGGCGGGGTCACCTCGCTGCCCGACCTGGCGGCCGCGCTGTCCATCCCCGCAAGCAAGCAGCCGTTCCTGGGCCGCCTGATGCGTGCCCTGGTCACCTCAGGCGTCTTCGCCGCCGGCGGCAAGGACGATTCCGGGGCGGAGCTCTTCCGCCTCAACCCCCTTTCCCGTGTCCTGGTGGATGACGTGGTCGCGGACGAGCACCACAGCCAGACGTCCTTCGTGCTCGCCGGGACGTCGCCGCACTACATGGAGGCTGCGCTGGGGATGGCCGACTGGTTCAAGAAGGACGTCACTGGACCAGTGCCGTCGGTGTTCGAGGACGTGCATAGCGCGTCCCTCTTCGATGAGACCACGGCGGCCTTGGACCCGGAGCTCGACGCGCTGGTCACCGAAGGACTCGAAGCCCACGACAACCTGGGGATCGGCACCATCATGCGTGAGTGCCATGACCTCTTCAAGGGGCTCGAGTCTCTCACTGACTGCTGTGGTGGCGATGGAAAGACGGCGAGGGCCATCACCAAGGCCCACCCGCACGTCAAGCGCACCGTGTTGGATCTCCCCAAGGTGATCCAAAAAACTCCGTCGGACTGTGTAGTCAACTATGTCGCCGGTGACCTCTTCCACACCGTCCCAAAGGCTCAGGCCGTGATGCTCAAG CTTGTGCTGCACCACTGGAGTGACGACGACTGTGTGAAGATCCTTACCCAGTGTAAGAATGCCATTCCTTCCCGTGAAGAAGGAGGGAAGGTGATTGTCATTGACATTGTGGTCGAACCATCATTAGGACCTGTCATGTTTGAGGCCCAGACTCTCATGGACTTGCTCATGCTTGTGTTCACGAGAGGCCGTCAACGTAGTGAAAATGACTGGCGTGAGCTCTTCATGAAAGCAGGGTTCACCGACTACAAAATTATCAAGAAACTCGGTGCACGAGGTGTCATCGAGGTCTACAAGTGA